The Rosa chinensis cultivar Old Blush chromosome 7, RchiOBHm-V2, whole genome shotgun sequence DNA segment AAAATAAAGCTGTGTTCGAGAAATTGGAAGAGTTGCATCTGGACAGTATGGATTCCTTGAAGGAGTTATGTCTTGGTGAATTACCATCTAGGTCTCTCTGGAATCTGAAGGTATTGGAGGTACATGATTGTCCTAACTTGGGAAATGCCCTGTTACCATCACAATTGTTACAGAGACTTTCAAATCTGAAGAACCTATTTTGTAAGCGTCTGCCTGGAATGGAATATGTGTTTGGATGTGAAGGATTCGAGATAGAACAATCAAAACTGAGAAGGATGGAGTTGTTTGAGCTAGATGCAGTCAAGAGCATATGTAATGGTCCTGCTCCACCTGCAATGTTCCAAGCACTTACAAGTTTAACCATTTCCCGTTGCAACTTTCTAGGAGGTCTCTTCACATTTGATGTAGCTCAATGCCTTTCCCAAGTGGAAAACATTTTTTTAGAGAGTTGCCCAAATTTGGAAAGAGTAATCGAGGCAAGTAAGGAATCGGAGCTCAGTAAGAAGACCGTTCTTCCAAAATTGAAGTCCCTAGTCTTGGTGAATCTTCCTATGCTGTACAGTGGTAGTGCTGCTATTGATATGGAGTGTCCTTCATTGCAAGAGTTGTATGTGAGAGAGTGCCCTCATTTTTCAGCCTCTGCTTATGACTTCGGGAGCAATTACCAAGTCATACTCAACGATCCAGAGCATTTCGTATATCAGCAAGGCACAAGGTACTTCATTTCTCTTTATCTATATCATTTAACTTTTCTTGAGccaaaataaaaacgaaaagaaagaataaacaagcctgttttttttcattattaaatacttatttttcattttttctttgttgtcaTTTGTAATTATTGATCATCCTGCTATTTTATATGGTTAATTAACCAACTGTGAACAATTGAATTGTGGAAAGGGGGAAAAATGTTAGTTGTGTTAACTAACCAACAGACCATAATTCAGCCGGAATCAACCATGTTCATTCCATCTTGCATGTTAGTTTAGACTTCAGAGTTTAGATTCAAAAATGTTCTTATAAAATTTGTAAGACACTAAATAATTTGCTGACAAATTTAATTTTGTCTTCTTTAATTTCAAATTTGACCGGTAGATTTGAAGAATTATTCCGAACACCATGGGGTCTCAACCCACATTTGAAGGTCGTGGATACGATGCGTACATTGATGGGGAATCAATTGCAAGCGATTATGACTGAAGTGATGGCGTCATTGGAATTCGTGAAGATACCTGAAACCGTGGAGAAGATGCTCAAATTTGTGGGGATGGTACCTAGATCGATGGTGAAGAAGGCATATAAATTTCAGGGGAAGATGCCTGAATTGTTGGAGAAAATGCCCGGATTGATAGAGTCGACGTTGAACGTTAATCCCGGATTTGCGAATCATATACCTGAAATGCTGGATCAGGTGGTTAAATTGATGGAGGATACGAACTTGGCTGGAATCATGGATAACTTCTTGTCTGAATTGGATGAGAATAGGCGTCTTGATATGATGGAACTGCTGGAGAATATGCCTCAGCATATGGGTGATCTGACAGAGTCTTTTAGCATGTTAAAGAGTGCAATGGAAAGCATTGGATCCaagcaatgttttaaaacgccGAGGCGTAGGCCGAGGCGTTTTTCGGTGAGCATCAAGAAGGCGTAAGGCTCGTAAGCCTCGAGTATAAAAGACCTATATTGATGTAAACCCAAGAGACAATCATATACTACATGACAGCATATCAATTAACACTAGACAATTACATACTACTTGGCCTCAATATAGTAAACCCAGTTTAGCTCCCATTTATAACTCTCAGACTCTCAAACTCTCAGATTTCTTGGTTCAAGTAGCACTCTGCACCAACTAATGGTATCAGTTCCTCACCATCTAATGACAAGGTGGAACAAGTAAATATTAACTTATACATTTTCATTCCTTAAGTTTTCAAATGCAAACCTGGTTGGCAACCCTGTAGTCAGTGATTCAACATATCTGCAATTCAGAAATGGAACAAATAAATTTAGGGAAGAAACCAATAACAGGTTCACCAACCAGGGAGTTGAGTAATGCATGCGATGCATAAAAACAAGCAGGACAGAAAATACATATAAAGCAAAATCTGCAATTATTCCATGCCCACCCATATTGGCCTTCTCTTGATCTCTTCCATAATAACTATGTTGAGTAACAGTTTCTCTAATAGAACAAATTCACACAGGCCTTCATATCTTTcaatgggagagagagaaggagacactagagaaagagagaacaaGAGGACAGCGGCCATCATGCAAGCAAGAGACTAGGCAATCAGCTGCACTATAAACACAATCACCTCCACCAACCCATCTTTTCTAAGGGCTATTTTCAAAACTTTGTAGACCCAGCTTTGCAACTTATGGCTAAATCAAAATCCACAATCTAATCGCAATTCAAAAAGACCATTGAATGACACCATTTCAAAGCACAGCTGAATACGATCAAAGATTTGATGGGGGACCTAACAATGATGTCCACTATGTTGTTCCAACAAGTGATTTCCCAGCATTGAACCTGCATGCTTTTACTTTTGGCTGGAGCAGGATGATGCAAGTtgttaaaaatattttattttcagtttcttaacaaaatagaaaaggcCAAATGACAAGCACTCCCAATCATGGATTCTCCTAATACATGTGAGCTAAATCTAATACTCACGATCGAACTCCGGGGGAGTATATTAAACTCCACTGCTCTCGAATGACCAAACCAATCGAAGGTATTATTATGGTCTTTAACCCTACAATGCACCATGAGCATGACATGTGCATCTGTTTAACAAATTCTGACTGCAAAGGAGACGGGGCtttaaaagagaaaataaaaacaccTACATGGTCTTTACCCCATTCAGTCTTATCGTCATACACCAGCAAGAAATGACCTCTGCAACTGTCAATGCATCAAGAAGCTGATGAGGAAATGTGAGATACCCTGTATCCATTTTTCAATGACATATATAATCAACGAGAGGACGACCTTGGAGTTTTGTCAATTGGACAGAGTCTAAAAGGAATTTGAGTTCCAAACCCTTTTTTTTGCATTCTTGATCGTTAGACCATCTAGTGAGTTATGCAGTATGTTTAGTAATCCGTGACCAGGTAACCATATACCATAATTCTTAAGTTCAACAAGCAAGATTAAATACAAACTTTCCTATTTGAAAGAAATGAAAGTCACGAGCGCAAAAGGTgcaaatagagaagaagaaacttTTGAAACCTTGTTCCCCATACACTAAAGTCTAAACTCAACAGGTTCCAAGAGTGAGCAACGCAGAATGTTGCTCGTTGCTCGCCATGTGAGTGCTATAAATAACCAGATCATATTATCAAATCTCAAGTACGTGTTCAACAAATACAGGAATATGCAAGAAGCCAGTAAAAGGATACGCTTATGATCATTAATTTAAAAAACAATAATCAAATATACTTATTCAGCATCTATGAATTGAATTGTAGTATAcaccagaaaataaaaggaaaaaagaaaaggaaagtaaacaaaaaacaaaaatatattacATAGTAATCGGTTTCTAACCAACTCTATCTTTCACTTGTTCCCTATTTAAGAATGGTTTCGGGTTGTAATCTGAGTTAAGTTAGTCTTCATCATCAGAGTCAGCGAATGTGATCTTTTTAGCCTTTGGAGCATCGGCAGAAATTTCTCTGAAGTGAGCCCCATAAAGTTTGGATTCCtgtatttcaattccaaaaggAATACATGATTACAATTTATGCAGTACAAATACCActaaaagaaggaagaaaattaAAGAGAACAAATACATACCTTTTTCTTTACATGAGTGCCAAACTTCAACAAGTCAGCTGGCACATTTTGCCCAGCTTCTTTGAGAACATTGACCAGCTCCCCAGCAAGTCCCTGAAATAGTCCCATCAATACATTATCATAAGATCATAGCTTGACAATCTTCTACAAAAATAACATAacaatttataattaatatatttAGTGTTACCTTGTTGTGATGAGTGAAAAAGGTATGAGCGACACCCTTCTTACCAGCCCGTCCAGTACGCCCAATTCTGTGGACATAATCCTCGGTAGTGAGTGGAAAACTATAGTTAATCACTACCTCAACATCTGGGATATCTAATCCCCGAGCAGCCACATCAGTAGCAATCTGCAAGTATATGTTTTAGATAAGATCCACGGCTGTTCAGCATGTTACAAAATAGCTATAGAAAGTTTATTATGATCTCTTCAAACAAATAGATCCTTCCGAATAAACTAACCACAAGTTGCTCTCTAAAAAAATCTAACAGATTTAATGATCAACAACCCCTGTACACATCTCAGACATGTTTTTCTTTATATAGATCTGAAAATACCAATGAAATCATTTGAGTGCATCACTACCATCCCAAGTTTCCACTACAATAATATCCCCTTATTTTGCCTGTACACTCACTTTCCTTATTCTCGGTTTGTTCAAATTGATTCACAAAGGTTGAGATTTGATTGAAAATCCCCCACGAAAGAAGGATTCCCTGATACATGCGGGGCTCACCCCAGTGTTCCGATTATCCAAACTGGTCCAATTTTTAGGTTCTCTCTaggaaaaagtaaaaattaaaaaaataaagcaaCCAGATGGAAATGAGTTAGTCATCTAATTCTGATAAAACAGATAGACATGATCAACAATTTAAGAATGTAACAAGGACTAAACAGATCAATTTGGCTGACTTTTACGTAATGAAAGATCCTTGAAGGGAGACCTAAAAATGAACGGTTTGGATAATTGAGGCACACTGCAAGTGAGACAAACAATGCGCtcccttcttttttgtttaactTAATTATAAAACTGAGATTGCTACCAAAATCAAAACTGTCATTAGAATTTGTATCTAAACTGACGTTACTTCCTGTTGCcaacaataaaataaagcaaggtatcaatttttcttttggctcAATGAAGCAAGACTGCTATAAATTAGGAAACTGAATTTTGATGAGTGAACTTCCATCAAATTGTTGGGTGAGAGGTTATCAAGCATAGAAAATTTGATGTAAAATATAGACAATTTCAAGTTGAAACTTGACCACAGGGTAGAGACTGTAGAGTAGTGCCATCAGGCCAGTTGGCATCTTTTGagtgctaaaaaaaaaaaatagatcacTTGTCTACAACATACCATCAAGGGACAGCTTCCCTGCTTAAATAGAGATAGTGCCTGTGTGCGCTGATTTTGTGCTTTATCACCATGTATAGAACAGACCTTCCAACCCCTGGAAACAGCAATCCATAATACCATCAGTAGCTTTCTTGTTTTACTTTCAGCAGCTTATAGCAAAGCCAGAATTGTTAATATGCTAGCATGTTAAGTTAATTTATCTATGAATGACCAGGAGCTTACCCTCTTTGCAGCATATTTTCAACACGAGTAGCTTCCATTTTGTACAAGACAAACACCAAAACTCTGTTTCTGGACATAGTAAAACCTCAGTATTAGCAGGATTTAGCACCATCATATAtaaaatacatcatcaataaagCAAACAAGTATGAATGGAGATCTACTGTATAACATAAacattgaatatatatatatatatatatatatatatatatatatatatatacacatacaagTAAACTAAGTGGAATCCATCCAACCACACAAAGATAGCATTAACTTGCAGATTACATACTgaaattacaattttttttagaaagaaaaatattgaaattGCAAATTACATATTGCATTTGTAATTGTTGAAATTACAACTGCAAAATGCAACTTCTTAAAAGATAAGGACCGCCACATGAACTGTAGAACTCTATGACTCCCAAGAAAATGCCAACAGTCAGCATCTTCCAAGAAACATACACTGGTTCCGCATTAGGTTAAAATAAATCCTATAGGGTTTTGCTGAGGGACAGctcaaacaaaaataataaaaataatgtaTCAATTCATACCCTTTGGATTTGTGGTATTTTTCTAGCAAAGCAACCAAACGCCCATCGCGAGATCGATCATCCAAGACCTATGAAAGTGAAAAGGATGTTAATTATGTGTGCATGTATTTGATTAACATTTAAATTGAGGTTGAGAAGTTTTACCTCGACTATCTGCAGGACATCATGGTTGGCAGCTAAATCCTCTGAACCAACAACCACCTGAAACAATCTAATTAGTTTCCATATGATGTGTATAAGATACTGTGTCAAGGTCATGAGATTTCAGAAATCACACCTTAACTGGATTAGGATCCATGAACTCCTGAGCTAACTGATGAACAGATGGAGGCCAAGTTGCGCTGAACATTACCATTTGGCGAGCTGCAGAGTCAAGAGATGTCTATCACTAAGATGAAAAAGCCTAATAAAATTAAGAATTGGAGGTCCTACATTCAATATATTTGGAGCAGACATAAGTACATTCACAAGTCCTTATTTGAGGTTTAGAGTTTAAATTGGATGTCTTTTCCAAAATCATCATGTCAAGAGATGTCTATCACTAGAATGAAAAAGCCTAAGAAAATTAAGAATTGGAAGCATTCAATATATATGGAGCAAACATAAGTACGTTCACATAAATCCTCATTTGAGGTTTAGAGTTTAAATTGGATGTGTTCTCCAAGATCATCACGTCATGGCTCAAACTACTCTTGGTACTCCTCCTATGTGACACCTGAGAACAGGCTGGGAGTAAAAGGCATTGCTTCTCGTTGCACATTTGGAACAGTACCACTTATTCATATAATTATTGATGTTGTAgaaattcccccccccccccccccccccaaattatCTATGGGTTAAGAACTACAAATAACCAAATCGTTAGATCATTAAATCTCTTGTAACTGAGAAGACTATAAGGTTTAGTCCCCAAAACCAGAGAACGAAAGCATATAACCTAAACCTTAACAGGAGcaactggaaaagaaaatcaagctttGATTTGGATGGCCAATATTGTACCGGAAAAAGGAATGACAGAGTGGGGCGGTAAATTCTACAACTTGTTTATGAAGACTGcaaatgaaaattacaaaaagaaaagaaaaaatgaaaaaagatatcACACCAGAAAACTATTGGTAAAGTATGACTTACCCGAGCATGTCTGTCCCAGTATATAGCGGACTTCAGGTTCAAATCCCATGTCAAGCATTCTATCTGCTTCATCAAGGACCTACAGAATATTACTGGTCAAAAGATTTGGCATCCAAACTAAAATTGACAAAAAACAAATCTTATCAAAAAGCAACACAAAAATTTTCAGATACAATGTACTGCCTCCTATCATAAAACTATGATGTCCCAGTTTTATTGCATTCTAGAAGCTCTTAGCAAAAAATTATACGGACCCAGATGGCGTTTGGAACGATATTGCAGTCACAAGCAAAGCATTTTCAAGAATGGTCCTCAATCTAGATGCCAAGATGAAAACCAGAAAAAAATTGCGGAAATCCATTCCCATCATGACCAACTCTTCTAATAGTGGCACCATTTCATTCCAAATCATGTTCACGGTCATACTCCACACCTACAATGTGAAGGCTTTCATACTAAACTTATACAGCGAACCTATTCATTTCACTAGACTTCTAGCAGAATGCACTAGTAGAGTCGGTTAATTCCTGATGCTACTGAGCCGATTAAAAAGACTGTAACACACCTACCTAAAGACATAGGTAAGATTCCTATCAATCCAAGAACTTATCATTCTGCTTTGTTCTAAGATGGAACAGTTGCGGAATAGGTATATATAACTATGATCATCTCTGGATCTTCCCTACCCAAAGACATTGCCACCATTCCAAGATAGCTAATGGACAATTGACAGCCATTTCAAAACTTGGGTCCCTTTTAAAGAGACTCATGCGCAATTATGAAATCAAATTCAATTACACCCAATCCAGAAACATTAGTCACCATAAGAAAAGGGATAGGCATATGATTGAAGTAATAAGATGCAGCTCCTAAATGTGAAAACCAAGACATGATAATTAAGAAACAAGTAACACCAGGTTTTCTGTATACTTACCGCAAAAGATACTTCCTTAAGGCAACACAAACCCATTTCAATGAGATCCTTCAAACGACCAGGTGTTCCAATAACAATGTCCTAGAACACACAGAAAAGTTTATGAAAACCATAATAAGAAAATGAACTGTGGAACCAAAGTGTACAATATGATTGTTACAGAATACATAGATGCATACAAGCAGAAAAAATTCAAGCTTTGAGAACATCAAGTACAGGACCAAGCGCTGGTAAAGTGAACCCTCCCTCATTGGCAACAATTAactaattcaaaaccaaactaaaaTGTCATAGAGGTTCACTAATGATGCACCAGGAAAAAAGACCAAGTTTACAGTCAAAATTCTGATCCAAGGGCCCAACCCAGTCATCATGGCAGGCTTCTGAGTCGCAAGGTTACTAGCCCATTACAGTGCCAATTGTAGAAAAATGTGAATAGatataaaggaagaaaaagactAACTAATTACGGaataaaattaattcaaaattgtgggatatttaattaaaaagaaaagtgaAATATCTTACCACACCAGATTTCAGAGAAGATATTTGAGGTCCTTTAGATGTTCCTCCATACAAACAAACTGATTCCACACCACAAGATTTCCCAGCCTCAACCAGTACATCTGAAATCTGCCACCAGAACCAGAAGATAAGATGGTGATTACTTGCCTCTTTCACAGAAATAAGCTTCAAATAATGCAATGATCAGAACAAACACCCAAGCAGAAGGTGAAAAGAAATAGAATAACAAAAATAATGGTGAATGACATATAAAAACATCATATTTGCCCCAATCAAGCCAAAGATTCTTTTGTACACTTAAAAAAGACTTCCCATCATTATCATAAATGATCTGCATGTTTTTCCAGAAACATTTTCATGGTTTTTGTAAATTATggttcttttacaatcaactGACAGGGTTGATGCCTATGTTAATTAATAGGTACACAAGAAATTATAGGGTGCTCGTGTATTCATGTCTAGACTTTTGGAGGATGCCATGATAGACACCACCCGTCTCAGGTGAGACTTGAGATCTCATTCCTAATGGTTCTTCATAAGCAACAACCGGAAATAAAGGGTTATCTTCTTTGTTCTATTTTCTAGTAAACACTAATGCATGTACTATTGTAATGTAGATGTATGCACCATACCAAAACATGTAAAAATCACTGGATGTGACCAGCATTCTCTGTTTcatacagaaaaggaaaaagaaaaggccaGCAACAGTTCCGAAAAAACACATCTTGGGTCTCGAAAAACATACTTGTTGAGCTAGCTCCCTTGTAGGTGCGAGCACAAGACAAAGAGGATATCTCCCCCTCGAAAACTTACCATTCCTCTTATTCAACACCTGATTAATAGCCGGTATCCCAAACGCCAAAGTCTTACCTGCACAGAATCAAAAGCTTTAACCTTTAACCACTAAACAACTCAAACTTTAAAATCCCAAATCACAATAACTTACCTGACCCAGTTTTCGCAATCCCGATAAAATCACGACCGTCCAACAAGAAAGGCCACGCCCGGGACTGAATCGGAGAAGGTCTCTGGAAATTCACACAGCACTGTAAAACCTCACTGGGAAGCTTCGACTCCGCAAACGAATCCAACGGCTTGTATTTGGCTTCATCAGCATCTTTCCCAGTAACCATCACAACCGCATCCGTGGAATTACTCTCTTCCACTTCTCCATTTCTCTTCGGCTCCTCCTCATTGTTTACGCTCTCTTTCGATTTcttgtgcttcttcttcttctttttagaaTCTGAATTTTCTTCCTCCAACTTTCGCTTAGGAGGACTGAGTtggtcatcttcttcttcttcttcgtctctgtgtttgtttttgtgcttctttttcttcttctcggcTTTGGCTTCGCGGTGGTTCGTGGCTTCCTGGGCTTCTGGGTCGCTGAGAGTTGAGGGGTCTTTGAGCTTCCGACCCATTGTTGAAGCCGAAGTGAGGTGGGAGCTAATGACTCTGGGGAAGAAAAGCGAACAGAGGCTGAAGGTTTGGGAAAGAAGAATGGCGGGTTTATTCTAGGGTTTTGGCCTCTCCTTATGTGTGACTTTGTGTTAAAATTACGAATGTGTCATTGTGATTTGTAAGAGTAAACGGTAAATTACATTTTCTTTAGGCTATTTTCTTAcggtaaaaactaaaaagcatggattgtcttgaatttttttttttttttatacaggCAATATTAGGATTTAGGACTAACAGTGAAGTTTTATTTACACATCCCCAATTACTTAATGCATACCCcctatatttttttgtcatcaAA contains these protein-coding regions:
- the LOC112179800 gene encoding DEAD-box ATP-dependent RNA helicase 5: MGRKLKDPSTLSDPEAQEATNHREAKAEKKKKKHKNKHRDEEEEEDDQLSPPKRKLEEENSDSKKKKKKHKKSKESVNNEEEPKRNGEVEESNSTDAVVMVTGKDADEAKYKPLDSFAESKLPSEVLQCCVNFQRPSPIQSRAWPFLLDGRDFIGIAKTGSGKTLAFGIPAINQVLNKRNGKFSRGRYPLCLVLAPTRELAQQISDVLVEAGKSCGVESVCLYGGTSKGPQISSLKSGVDIVIGTPGRLKDLIEMGLCCLKEVSFAVLDEADRMLDMGFEPEVRYILGQTCSARQMVMFSATWPPSVHQLAQEFMDPNPVKVVVGSEDLAANHDVLQIVEVLDDRSRDGRLVALLEKYHKSKGNRVLVFVLYKMEATRVENMLQRGGWKVCSIHGDKAQNQRTQALSLFKQGSCPLMIATDVAARGLDIPDVEVVINYSFPLTTEDYVHRIGRTGRAGKKGVAHTFFTHHNKGLAGELVNVLKEAGQNVPADLLKFGTHVKKKESKLYGAHFREISADAPKAKKITFADSDDED